Within Streptomyces albofaciens JCM 4342, the genomic segment GGTGTCCGCGGCCGACGGGCGGCGCGTATGGGTGCAGCACAGCGACGACGACGGCGCCACGTGGAGCGCGCCGCGCGAGATCACGGCGCAGGCCAAGCGTTCCAACTGGCGCTGGTACGCCACCACCCCGGGCCACGCCCTGCAACTGCGCAACGGCCCGCACGCCGGCCGCCTGGTCGTCCCCGCCAACCACTCCATCGCCCCCACCTACTCCGGCGACAACGGCACCGAGGGCCGCTACAACGGCGGTCACGTCCTGCTCAGCGACGACGACGGCGCGAGCTGGCGCATCGGCTACACGGACAGCAAACCCAACAACTACATCAACGCCAACGAGACCACCGCGGCCGAACTCCCCGACGGCGCCCTCTACTTCAACACCCGCAACGACTCCCCGGCCCCCGGCAACCGCGCCGACGCCCGCTCCGCGCCCGAGTCGGGCGGCGAGCGGCTGATCAAGCCCTTCCGCCCGCAGGCCGGGCTGACCGGGCCCGTCGTCGAAGGCAGCGTGCTGCACCTGGGCGAGCCCGACGTGCTGCTCTTCTCCGGCCCCGCCGACCCGGCCGACCGCGCGCTGATGACCGTACGGGCGAGCCGGGACCGCGGCGTGACCTGGTACGCGGCGCACACCGTCGACGGGCTCCCGGCCGCCTACTCGGACCTCGTACGGATCGACGCCGCGACCGTCGGGCTGCTCTACGAGACGGGCGATTTCAGCGCCTATTCGACGATCACCTTCCGCCGCATCCCTGTGGAGGAGCTGGTATGAGCACCGGTACGTACGACGACGGCCGGGACCGGGGCCGAGATCCGGACCGGGGCCGAGATGCGGACCGGGACCGGGACCCGCACCGGAGCCAAGACCCGCACCGGGACCGGAGCCAAGCCCCCTACCGGGACCGGAAGCCCGGCCGCATCCGCCGCCGGGCCCTGCTCGGCGGGGCGGCCACGGCCGCCGCGGCCGCCGCCGGGTTCACGCTGGCCGGCTGCGGAGACGGCGGCGACGGGGACGGCGGCGCGGCACCGAAGGAGCGCAAGAAGGGCCAGAAGATCCAGCTGTCCTTCTGGTCATGGGTGCCGGGCATCGACAAACCGGTGGACCTGTGGAACCGCGAACACCCCGACGTGCAGGTCAAGGTGGAGAAGGTGTCCGCCGTCGACGGCCGCCAGTACGCCAAGATGCACGCCGCCGTCAAAGCCGGCAACCCGCCCGACCTCGCCCAGATCGAATTCCCCGTCGTCCCCGGATTCCTGCTGGACAACGCCCTCTTCGACCTGTCCGCCCTCGGCGCCGCCCGCTACAAGGACCGTTTCGTGGGCTGGCAGTGGCAGCAGTCCGTGTTCGGCCAGGGGGTGTACGCCATCCCGCAGGCGTCCGGCCCGATGGGCTTCTTCGTACGCCATGACCTCCTCGGCAAGTGGAACATCCAGCTGCCGCAGACCTGGGACGAGTATGAGGAGGCCGCCAAGGCCGTCCGGCGGCAGGGCGCCTGGATCGAGACGTTCGCACCCACGAACGGCAACCGCTTCGCCGGGCTGGCCTGGCAGGCGGGCGCCAAATGGTACGCCGCCGAGGGCGACACCTGGACCGTGCACATCGACGACGAGCCCACCCGCAAGGTCGCCGACTACTGGGAGTCGCTGGTCCGCCGCAAGCTGGTCAAGACCGTCCCGGACCGGCAGAACGCCTGGTACAAGGACATCCAGACGGGCGCCGTCCCCGCCTGGATCGGCGCCAGCTGGGGCGACGCGCTGCTCGCGGGCAACGCGCCGGGCACCAAGGGGAAGTGGCGCGTCGCACCGCTGCCCCAATGGCAGAAGGGCGCCAACGCGCATGCCAACTGGGGCGGCTCCACCACGGCCGTCTTCGCGAAGGCCTCCTACCCCAAGGACGCGCTGGCCTTCGCCCTCTGGCTCAACTCCGACCCCAAGTCCATCGCGCTGCTGATAGAGGGCGGTTACGGCTTCCCGAGCGCGAAGAAGGGCTACGCCACCGGCGACCTCGACGTGTACCGCGACTTCTTCGGCGGCCAGGCGTACAGCAAGGTGTTCGCGGACGCGGGCGCGCACGTCGACACGAGCTGGCAGTGGGGGCCGGGCGTGGACACCCTCTACCAGCGGCTCGGCGACGCCTTCACGGAAGCGCTGGACGACGGCAGCTCGTTCCGGTCGGTGCTGCGGACCGTACAGGCGCAGACCGTCTCCGACCTGCGGGGCAAGGGACTGAAGGTGGAGAGCGGCGGGTGAGGGGAGCTAACCGGACACGCAGCCGGGCCGCCCGTCCGGCCCGCCCCGTACGGCGCTCCCGCCACCCTCACCACCCCGCCACCCCCGGCTCACCCGTACCGAAGCCCGCAACGCCCGCGCCGCCGCCGGCTTCGTCCTGCCCTTCCTCGCCCTCTTCCTCCTCTGCTTCCTCGCCCCGATCGGCTACGCCGTCCACCAGAGCCTGCACCGCACCGAGCGCACCGGCCCGCTCGGCCTCGGCGGCCAGGAACGCGAGGTCTTCGCGGGCTTCGCGAACTACGCGCACGCGCTCGCCGACGACCGCTTCCTGACCGGCTTCGGCCGGGTCCTGCTCTTCGGTGCCGTCCAGATACCGCTGATGATCGCCTTGGCGACCGTCCTCGCCCTCCTCCTGGAGAGCGCGAGCGCGCGCGGCGTCACCTTCTTCCGCAGCGCGTTCTTCCTGCCGTACGGCGTCCCCGGCGTCATCGCCTCGATCCTGTGGGGCTTCCTGTACGTACCGGGCATCAGCCCGCTCGTGGAGCTCGCCGGGTCGCTCGGCCTGCACGTGGACTTCCTCGCCCGGGACACCGTCCTGTGGTCCATCGCCAACATCGTCCTGTGGCAGTTCACCGGCTACAACATGCTCGTACTGATCTCCCAGCTCAAGGCCGTGCCGGACGAGCTGTACGAGGCGGCGCGCATCGACGGCGCGAACGCCTGGCACATCGCCCGGCACATCAAGATCCCGCTGATCCGGCCCGCACTCGTGCTGACCACCGTCTTCAGCATCATCGGCACGCTCCAGCTGTTCGCCGAGCCGATGGTGCTGCGGCCCCTCGCCGCCACCATCGACTCCGGCTTCACCCCCAACCTGCACGCGTACAGCGAGGCGTTCGTGAGCAACAACCAGCACGTGGCGGCGGCCGAGGCGGTATTGCTGGCGCTGGTCGCCTGCGTGCTGTCGTTCGGCTTCCTGCGGCTGGTGGGGCAGCGGGGCGAGGGGGGCGACAGGTGACCCGTACCACTCTCCACGAGACCCCCCTACCCGTACGCCCGCCCGGGGCCGCCGCCCGCCCGTCCGGCACGGCCACCCGCCCACCCCTCCGCTACCGCGTCATCACCGCCTCCCTCCTCACCGTCGCCGCGATCTACTTCCTCGTCCCCGTCTACTGGCTGATCGTCTCCGCCACCAAGAACAGCGCCGACCTCTTCGGCACCTTCGGCTTCTGGTTCGCCCACCCGCGCCCTCTGGAGTACCTCCGCGACGTCCTCACCTACGATCACGGCGTCTACGTCCGCTGGTTCGCGAACTCCCTGCTGTACGCGGGCGCGGGCGCGCTCGCCGCCACCCTGCTCTCCGCCGCGGCCGGTTACGGGCTCGCCAAATTCCCGTTCCCGGGCCGCGAGGCCGTCTTCAACCTCGTCCTGGCGGGCGTCCTCATCCCCGGTACCGCCCTGGCGCTCCCCCTCTACTTCCTCTTCAGCTCCATGGGCCTGGCCAACACCTACTGGGCGGTGCTCCTCCCCAGCGTCGTGAGCCCCTTCGGCGTCTACCTCTGCCGGATCTACGCGGCGGCCGCCGTACCCGACTCGCTCCTGGAGGCGGCCCGCATCGACGGCGCGGGCGAGGCCCGCATCTTCGCCGGGCTGGGCCTACGCCTCATGACCCCGGCCCTGGTCACCGTCTTCCTCTTCCAGTTCGTCCACATCTGGAACAACTATTTCCTGCCGCTGGTCATGCTCGCCGACTCCGACCTCTACCCCGTCCAGCTCGGCCTGACGTCCTGGACCGGCTACGCGGACCGGCAGCCGGAGCTGTACCAGTACACGGTGGGCGGCGCGTTCCTGTCCGTACTGCCGCTGATGGTGCTGATGACGGTCCTCCAGCGGTACTGGCGTACGGGCCTCACCGAGGGCAGCGTGAAGGCGTGACAGTATCGCTGTCATGACTACTTCCGACGACGCACAGTCCGCCGCCACCACGGCCGAAGCAGCCAAGAAGAAGCCTGCGAAGGACCCCTGGGACCTCCCCGACGTCTCCGGCCTCGTCGTCGGCGTCCTCGGCGGCACCGGCGACCAGGGGCGCGGCCTGGCGTACCGGCTCGCCCGCGCCGGCCAGAAGGTGATCATCGGCTCGCGCGCGGCGGAGCGGGCACAGGCCGCCGCCGACGAGCTGGGCCACGGCGTCGAGGGCGCGGACAACGCGGAGTGCGCGCGGCGCAGCGACATCGTCATCGTGGCCGTACCGTGGGACGGCCACGCCAAGACCCTCCAGTCCCTCCGCGAGGAACTCGCGGGCAAGCTCGTCGTCGACTGCGTCAACCCCCTCGGCTTCGACAAGAAGGGCGCCTACGCGCTCAAGCCGGAGGAGGGCAGCGCCGCCGAGCAGGCCGCGGCCCTGCTTCCCGACTCCCGCGTCACCGCCGCCTTCCACCACCTCTCCGCGGTCCTCCTCCAGAACCCGGAGATCGAGGAGATCGACACCGACGTGATGGTCCTCGGCGAGTCCCGCGCCGACACCGACCAGGTCCAGGCCCTGGCCGCCCGCATCCCCGGCATGCGCGGCATCTACGCGGGCCGCCTGCGCAACGCGCACCAGGTCGAGTCCCTGGTGGCCAACCTGATCTCCACCAACCGGCGCTACAAAGCGCATGCGGGCCTGCGCATCACGGACGTATAGTCCGGGCCGTCAGCCCCCTCCTCCTCCCACGAAAAGGAATGGTGACGCCATGCAGTGGTTGCCCTAGCCGCCCGCCCGGAAGGTCCGGGAGCCCGGGCGGCGGGTTCCGGAAGGAACGCGATGTCCCGCACGGACAAAACGAAACCACTGTGGGTACGCCACGCGGAGCACGGCCCCCGGCCGGTCCACGACCACCGCTACGGCCCCTGCGACCTCCCGCCCCACCCGACGCGGGAGGCCGCAGGCACCCGCTGTCGCTGGGAGCACCCCGGCACGCTCCTCCTCGGCCACACCTGCTGTGCCGGCTGCCAGCGGCGCGGCTGCACGAAGGAGTGGCAGGCGTACGTACGCTCCGGCAACCGCAGGACACGCCATGCGGCCCGGCGTGCGGCGAGGCGCTACGTCACCGGGGACTGGGCCGACTGACCTCCCTCTACGGGCCCCTGGGGCGGCCGGGCGCCGCCCCAGGGGGCCCGACCGTCCCCCGGTCCCCGGCCGCCCGGGGCCCTCGGCCCCCGCCCCACGGTCATGGTGGACACTGGGAGAAAACACCACACCCCACCCACAGGAGCCGACCCCATGCCCCGCCTCGCCGTCTTCGCCCTCGTCGTCTGCGCCCTCGCCGTCGCCGCGGCCGTCGTCTCGTTCGCCCAGGGCAGCTGGCTCGGCATCGTGTGGATCTTGATGGCGGGGATCAGCAGCAACATGGCGTGGTTCTATGTGCGGAAGGCGAAGATGGAGCGCGCGGGCCAGGACGGTGCGGCCGCAGCCGGCTGAGAACCGCCTGGTCAGAGCGCGTACGGATCGGCGCGCACGGCGTCTCCGAGGTGCTTGAGGGCATCGCGGAGCGCGGGTGGGGCTCCGGTGGCGGCGAGGCCGTTGCGTACGGCCTCGTCCAGCAGCCGCCGGGTACGTACGGACGCGGTCTCACCGACGGTGGGTACTATCGCGGCCACCAGCTCTTCGGCGTCGCGCCACGCGCGGAGGTGCAGTAGGCAGTCCAGGAGTCGGGCGGCGGCCATGCCCCGATGCCCGACGACGGGTCCGCCTCGCTGCTCCGCGGAGCTCTGGAGGAAAGGGACGGCCCCTGCGTGGTCGCCCGCGGTCTGGATGGCGTGTCCGTGATGCCCGTCGATCTCATCAGTCAGGATCCACCACGACCACGCCGGATCTTGAGACGTGCCGTCGCACTCCAGCAGCGACCGCGCCCTGTCGAACAAGCGACCGGCCTCGGCGAGGGCACCGCAGCCCGCGAGCCCCTTCGCCTCCCGCACGCGGAAGATCGCCTCGACCCGGGGCGACAGGCGGTCCTGCTCGATGACCGCACGCGCCACGGCCAGCTCCTCGCGGCAGCGGCCGAGCCAGCCGGAATGCATCGCGATGTTCTGCAGAATGAGCAACTCCATCGACCGGTCGCCGGACAGCTTCGCCAGAAACAGCGCCTCTTGATTGAAACGCCGCGCGGCGTCGTGCAGCTCGGCGTCGAAGAGGGCCCAGCCGGCGACCTCGGCCAGCTCGCTCGCGGCCGATCTGATGTCGCGTCCGTACGTGCTGTCGTAGTCGCCGTCTCCCAGCCGCCGGTGCACGCTTTTGAAGGTACGTGCCGCCACTTCGGCGATCGGCATTCCCGTCAACTCGTTGTCCAGAAAGATCAGCCGCTGGGACGCTTCCCGGATCGCCTGCGCGTACTCGGCCCCGCGCGTTTCGTTCAGACGCAGCAGCGGCACGCGCTCGTGCACGTCCTCGCGCAACCGCCCCACCGAAACGTCCAAGGCCGCGGCGATGAAGGGCAGCCATTCCCGGGGAACCCGCTTCCCCGTCTCCCACCTGCTGACTTCCTTCCGCGTCACAGGATCGCCGCAGACACCGGCGGCCTTGCAGACCTCACGCGCCAACCACGCTTGCGAGCGCTCGCCCCGGAGGTGACGGATGCGAGCCCCGATGTTTTCCGGCATGACTCCATACTGGCCGACACGGGGCCGACAAGAGGCCGGCATGGGGCGGCTGTTGTACGTGGTGGCGTGGCGACACGATTGCCTCATGAACCAATACCGAGGAACCCTCGACCCCCCCCCGTCCACCTGCTGGATCCGTTCGCAGGAGACATCAACCCCATTCCGAGGGACGGCTGCGCCCGTTGCGCGGCGGAGGCCGCGCGGCGGGAGGGGGCGCGGGATGCGGGGCATCTCTTCGTGGCCGTGGAAGCGAGCAATGAGATTCGTCGGCACCCGCGTCACCGGGTTGTTCAGGGGGACGTTAGTGGTGCGGGAGTGGGTCCCGGTCCGGTACAGCACAGGCGAGGAGCGTACGTCGTGGCTTGGTGGTTGACGAAGAACGGGAATCCGCAGGACGACAGCGACAGCGGCAACAAGCACGGGGGCGGCGGCTCGGACGAGGGCGGCAACACGAACGACGGCCAGGGCCCGGCGGAAGGCCGGTGACCGTGCACGAGGAAATGGCGGCGGGTCCGGAAGGGCTCGCCGCTGTGCTCATGGGGAAGGGGGCGCTGACGAGTGACTGGCTGCCGTCCTACGAGGCGGTGCCGCGTCATCGGTTTGTGCCCGAGGTGATCTGGCCCGGTCGTGGGGGTGGAAATCGGCAGGGTGATCGGGTGATGCGTGGTGAGGAGCCCGAGGCGTGGTGGGTGGCTGTTCATCGTGACGCGCCGATTACGACGCAATGGGATGACGGGGAGTACACCGGGCCCGGGAAGGGGCGCATTCCGTCCAGTTCCAGTTCGATGCCGACGATGGTGTTTTCGATGCTGGGCGCGTTGAGCGTGGAAAAGGGGCATCGGGTGCTGGAGATCGGCACCGGTACCGGGTGGAACGCGGCGCTGCTGTCCCACCGGGTCGGGGCGGAGAATGTCGTCACCGTGGAGGTGGATGAAGGTAGCGCCCGGGACGCGCGGCGGCGCCTTGCGGAGGCGGGGTTCGAGCCGCTGGCCGTCGTCGGGGACGGGGCCGAGGGATACGCCGAGGGCGGACCGTACGATCGCGTGATCGCCACGTGTTCCATCGGCCGTGTGCCGCGGGCATGGGTGACGCAGACGAAGCCGGGCGGGATTGTGGTCGCCCCTTGGGGGCCGGTCTACGGGGGCGAGGCGGTGGTCCGGCTTTCCGTGGCCGGAGACGGGACGGCGGCGGGTCGGTTTGTGGGGGCCTCGGCATTTATGCGGCTGCGTGCTCAGCGTTCCGTCCGTAAACACGTACGGGAATATCTCGGAGGTCGTGATTGGCCGGCGGATGGGGTGCGCGGTACGACCTTTCTTTCCCCGGATGCGGTGGGGGACTGGCCGGTCATGTTCGCCATCGGGGTGCAAGTGCCGAATGCGTTTCCGTGGATGGAACCGTACGAGGACGGCTCCTATACGTTGTGGCTCCGGGATACGGCTGTCACCTCGTGGGCGACGGTCGATTACGTACCGGGGTGTGTGGAGTTCGAGGTTTATCAGAGCGGTCCCCGGCGGCTGTGGGATGAAGTGGTTGCTGCCCATCGTTGGTGGGAGGGGCGGGGAAGGCCGGGGTTTGAGCGGTTCGGGCTGACCGTGGACGGGGGCGGCGAGTGGGTGTGGCTGGATTCGCCGGACAGGCCGGTGTCGGTGGTGGGCTGACCGTTCGGGGGCGCCGGGAGGCGGTGGCCCGTACGGTTACGCCCCCCCTGCCCCACCCACCTGCGGAATCTGCGGTTCCCCCTGCCAGAACCGGAACAGTTCCTGGCCCCAGTATGTGTCCCAGTTGCTGACGCCGAGGCCGCGGAGGATCGCGTCGACCGCGTCGAAGAAGACGTGGTTGATTTCCGGGACCCACAGCAGGCCGAAGACGGCGATCAGGCCGAAGGGGGCGAAGGGTTCCACCTGGCGGCGGATGGTGTGGGAGAGCCAGGGTTCGAGGACGCCGTAGCCGTCGAGGCCGGGGACCGGGAGGAAGTTCAGGATGGCGGCGGTCACCTGGAGGAGGGCCAGGAAGGCCAGGGCGTAGCGGAAGTCGCGTGGGACGTCGTCCATGGCGCCGAGCCAGAAGGGGGCCGAGACGACCGCGGCGAAGAGGACGTTCGTCAGGGGGCCGGCCGCCGAGATCAGGCTGTGCCGCCAGCGGCCCCGGATGCGGCCGCGTTCGATGAAGACCGCGCCGCCCGGCAGGCCGATGCCGCCCAGGATCACGAAGATCACCGGGAGGACGATGCTGAGGAGCGCGTGGGTGTATTTGAGGGGGTTGAGGGTGAGGTAGCCCTTGGCGCCGATGGAGATGTCGCCGCTGTGCAGGGCGGTACGGGCGTGGGCGTACTCGTGGAGGCACAGCGAGACGATCCACCCGGAGACGACGAACAGGAAGACCGCGAAGCCCGGGCTGGCCGCGAGGCGTCCGGTCCAGACGGCCCACCCCGACACCGCCATGACGGCGACGAGCGCGAGGAAGACCGGGCTGACGCGGCGGTCGGCGCGCTGTGCTGCTGTGGTCATCGTGTGGTGCTCCCGGTTTCGCTGTGACAGGCAGTCACGACCGTAATCCACGGACGCGGCGACCGTGCACGGAAAACGACAGGCGGCGGGCCGGGAGTTCCGGGCAGGCTGGCCCCATGACGGATACGGGGGCGGGACGGACGGGGTGCTCCGGGCGGGCCCGGCGGGGGGACGGGCCGTACGGGGCCGTGGCGCGCGGGGAGTGTGGGCCGTGAACCGATCGTACGTACAGGACAATGGTCCGGTGCGCTACGGAATCCTCGGTACGGCCCAGGCCCACCGGAGCGACGGGACGCCCGTCGCCCTCGGCGGGCCCCGCCTGCGCACGCTGCTCACGGCGCTCGCGCTGCGCCCCGGCCGGGCCCTCACCGCCGAGCTGCTGATCGCCGACATCTGGGGCCCGGAGCCGCCCGCCGACGCGACCGGCGCGTTGCAGGCGCTGATCGCGCGGCTGCGCCGGTCCGTCGGCCGGGAGGCGATCGCCTCCGTACCCGGCGGGTACCGGCTCTGTGCCGTCCCCGCCGACGTCGACCTGCACCGTTTTGAGCAGCTGGCGGACGAGGGGGCCGTGGCGCTGGCCGACGGCGATCCGGTCAAGGCCGCCGCGCTGCTCGACGACGCTCTGGCGCTGTGGCGCGGCCCGGCGCTGGCCGACCTCCCGGAGGCGGCGGGTGAGGCCGCCCGCGCCGAACGTGCGCACCTGGAGGCCCGGCGTGCCCGGCTCGCCGCCGAGGTCGCCCTCGGCCGGCCCGGCCAGGCCCTGCCCGCGCTGACGGCCCTGTGCGAGGACCATCCCCTCGACGAACCGCTCCAGGTCTTGCGTCTACGCGCGCTGCGGGCGGCGGGGCGCACGGCCGAAGCGCTCGATGCGTACGCCTCGGTACGGGCCGCCATCGCCGACCGCCTCGGCACGGAACCTGGTCCCGAACTGCGCGCGCTGCACATGGGGTTGTTGCAGGAGGAGGAGCAGGCGGCGGGGGAGGCGGTGGCTCCGGCGGGGGAGGCGGTGGCTCGCCAGGCGGAGGAAGCGGCTGACGATCATCCGGCCCCGGCCCCTCGCCGCGGCAATCTTCGTACCCGTCCCACCTCCTTCGTCGGGCGGGAGGACGACCTGGCGGTGATCCGGGCCGACCTGGGCATGCACCGGCTGGTGACGCTGCTCGGGCCGGGCGGGGCGGGAAAGACGCGGCTCTCGCAGGAGAGTGCCGAGGCGGCGGCCGCCGCGGCGCCCGGGATGTGGCCGGACGGCGTGTGGTTCGCGGAGCTGGCGCCCGTGGACGATCCGCAGACCGTGCCGGAGGCGGTGCTCACCGCGCTCGGGGCGCGTGAGACCGTCGTACGCACCACCGCCGACGAACTGCGCGCCGCCGCCGACCCGACCACGTACGACCCGATGGCGCGCCTCGCCGAGCACTGCGCGAGCCGCCGGATGCTGCTCGTCCTCGACAACTGCGAGCATGTGATCGGCGCCGCCGCCGACCTGGCGGACCGGCTGCTGGCCGAGTGTCCCGGGGTGACCGTGCTGGCCACCAGCCGGGAGCCGCTGGCCGTGCCGGGGGAGGCGCTGCGGCCGGTGGAACCGCTGCCCGACCCGGTCGCGCTGCGGCTGCTGGCGGACCGTGGTGCGGCCGCCCGGCCCGGGTTCCGCGTCGAGGACGACCCGGTCGCGTGCGCGGAGATCTGCCGACGGCTCGACGGGCTGCCGCTCGCCATCGAACTGGCCGCGGCCCGGCTGCGCTTGCTCACCCCGCGCCAGCTCGCCGACCGGCTGGACGACCGGTTCCGGCTGCTGACCAGCGGAAGCCGTACCGTACTGCCCCGGCAGCAGACGCTGCGGGCGGTGGTGGACTGGTCCTGGGACCTGCTCGACGACCCCGAGCGCGCCGTGCTGCGCCGGCTGTCCGTCTTCTCCGGAGGGTGCGACCTCGCCCAGGCGGAGGTGGTCTGCGCGGACGGGGCGGGAGAACGGGGTACGGGTGGTCCGGTGGCTCCCCGCGACGTCGCCGCCCTGCTCGGGTCGCTGATCGACAAGTCGCTGGTCGTCGCCGCGCCGGGCGGGGACGGACGGATGCGCTACCGGCTGCTGGAGACCGTCTCGGAGTACGCCGGTGAGCGGCTGGACGAGGCGGGGGAGCGGGCCGCGGCCGAGCGGCGGCACCTGGTCGCGTACCGCGAACTGGCCCGTACGGCCGACCCGTTGCTGCGCGGACCGGCCCAGCGGGCCTGGCTGGAGCGGCTGGAGCTGGAGCACGACAACCTGCGGACCGCGCTGCGCCGGGCCGTCGCCGTCCGCGACGAGCAGGAGGCGCTGTGCCTGGTGCTGTCCCTCCAGTGGTTCTGGTCGCTGCGCGACCACCGCGCCGACGCCCGCGCCTGGTCGGCCGCCGTGGCGGCGCTCGGCCCCGATCCCTTCGCGCCGCCCGTCGTGCCCGCGCCCGATCTGTACGCGCGGCCCATCGACGCGCCGCCGCCGATGGATCCGGAGCAGTTGCAGGAGGCGCGTCGCGAGGTCCGGCTGGTGGGGCTGTCCAATTCGGACAGCGACATCGCGGTCCTGGGCAACCCGGAGCGGCGGGAGGAGCTGATGGGCATCCTGGCCGCGTACCGCAGCGGCATGCCGCAGACGTGCAAGGTGCCGGGCGTCCTGTGGTACTACGCGATGATGATGACGGGCCGCTTCGACGACCTGGCGCACCTCGTCCACCAGGCGGTGAGCGCCTGCCGGGAGTACGGCTACGACTGGGAGCTGGCGTACGTCCTCCAGCTGCGCGCCAAGATCTTCAACGACCGCCGGGACGGGCTGGCCCAGGCCCGCCAGGACGCCGACGAGTCCCTGGAGATCTTCGTCCGGCTCGGTGACGCGTGGGGCGCGGCGGAAGCCCTGGCCGGGCGCG encodes:
- a CDS encoding AfsR/SARP family transcriptional regulator, whose product is MRYGILGTAQAHRSDGTPVALGGPRLRTLLTALALRPGRALTAELLIADIWGPEPPADATGALQALIARLRRSVGREAIASVPGGYRLCAVPADVDLHRFEQLADEGAVALADGDPVKAAALLDDALALWRGPALADLPEAAGEAARAERAHLEARRARLAAEVALGRPGQALPALTALCEDHPLDEPLQVLRLRALRAAGRTAEALDAYASVRAAIADRLGTEPGPELRALHMGLLQEEEQAAGEAVAPAGEAVARQAEEAADDHPAPAPRRGNLRTRPTSFVGREDDLAVIRADLGMHRLVTLLGPGGAGKTRLSQESAEAAAAAAPGMWPDGVWFAELAPVDDPQTVPEAVLTALGARETVVRTTADELRAAADPTTYDPMARLAEHCASRRMLLVLDNCEHVIGAAADLADRLLAECPGVTVLATSREPLAVPGEALRPVEPLPDPVALRLLADRGAAARPGFRVEDDPVACAEICRRLDGLPLAIELAAARLRLLTPRQLADRLDDRFRLLTSGSRTVLPRQQTLRAVVDWSWDLLDDPERAVLRRLSVFSGGCDLAQAEVVCADGAGERGTGGPVAPRDVAALLGSLIDKSLVVAAPGGDGRMRYRLLETVSEYAGERLDEAGERAAAERRHLVAYRELARTADPLLRGPAQRAWLERLELEHDNLRTALRRAVAVRDEQEALCLVLSLQWFWSLRDHRADARAWSAAVAALGPDPFAPPVVPAPDLYARPIDAPPPMDPEQLQEARREVRLVGLSNSDSDIAVLGNPERREELMGILAAYRSGMPQTCKVPGVLWYYAMMMTGRFDDLAHLVHQAVSACREYGYDWELAYVLQLRAKIFNDRRDGLAQARQDADESLEIFVRLGDAWGAAEALAGRGEAREGRGEYALAADDYREAMRYAEALGASGQILLLRTRLGNVLIEEGAEADGERLLREVLEQAKKGNSGRDAAPFAHLTLAMHLTCVGRLREARVHLEEVRELFAQRAPQLFQGVVIAALVGLDIEEGRFDDVLPRFRTAMPKFRDELVQVVAPDLPVVQLLTGARAVLGVRREAGAADAARLIGAYDALRSNSHRPPRIIRKNRASAEAEVRAVLDDAAYERAHAEGGGLSLEEAAALI